One window from the genome of Paenibacillus sp. encodes:
- a CDS encoding aldo/keto reductase, producing MNYRTLGNTQLQVSEMSFGTWAIGGSWGSVSDEESLRALDRAMDAGVNFFDTADVYGNGHSERLLAKATKGKEDRVYIATKFCRAGDIRDPQTYSEASVRAYAEASLKRLERDCIDLYQVHCPPIDILRDGAVFEVLDKLQAEGKIRHYGVSVESVEEGLLCLQYPGVKALQVIYNLFRQKPEEELFPKAKANGVGILVRLPLASGLLTGKFTETSTFAPDDHRNFNRNGDSFNVGETFAGLPFETGVRLARELAWIGEGRGSMASAALRWILENDDITCVIPGFKDTRQVEQNLAALEVGGFSAEERRRLREFYENEVRAHIRGPY from the coding sequence TTAGGCAATACGCAATTGCAAGTGAGCGAGATGAGCTTCGGAACGTGGGCGATCGGGGGCTCGTGGGGCAGCGTCAGCGACGAGGAGTCGCTGCGCGCGCTCGATCGCGCGATGGACGCGGGCGTCAACTTCTTCGATACCGCGGACGTGTACGGCAACGGCCATAGCGAGCGGCTGCTGGCGAAGGCGACGAAGGGGAAGGAAGACCGCGTCTACATCGCGACGAAGTTTTGCCGGGCGGGGGACATCCGGGATCCGCAGACGTACTCGGAAGCGTCCGTGCGCGCGTACGCCGAGGCGAGCCTGAAGCGGCTCGAGCGGGACTGCATCGACCTGTACCAGGTGCACTGCCCGCCGATCGACATCCTCCGCGACGGCGCCGTGTTCGAGGTACTGGACAAGCTGCAGGCGGAAGGCAAGATTCGCCACTACGGCGTCAGCGTCGAGAGCGTCGAAGAGGGGCTGCTCTGTTTGCAGTACCCTGGCGTGAAAGCGCTGCAGGTCATTTATAATTTGTTCCGCCAAAAGCCGGAAGAGGAGCTGTTCCCTAAGGCGAAGGCGAACGGCGTCGGCATTCTGGTTCGGCTGCCGCTGGCGAGCGGCCTGCTCACGGGCAAATTCACGGAGACGTCGACGTTCGCGCCGGACGACCACCGGAATTTCAACCGGAACGGAGACAGCTTCAACGTCGGCGAAACGTTCGCCGGCCTGCCGTTCGAAACCGGCGTTCGCCTCGCCCGCGAGCTCGCGTGGATCGGCGAAGGACGCGGATCGATGGCGAGCGCGGCGCTGCGGTGGATTTTGGAGAACGACGACATTACGTGCGTTATTCCGGGCTTTAAAGATACGCGCCAAGTCGAGCAAAACCTCGCCGCGCTCGAAGTCGGCGGTTTCTCGGCGGAGGAGCGCCGCCGGCTGCGCGAGTTTTACGAGAACGAGGTGCGTGCGCACATTCGCGGACCGTACTAA